In one window of Deltaproteobacteria bacterium DNA:
- the alaS gene encoding alanine--tRNA ligase, with the protein MPTPWKAADIRESFLRFFEERGHRRVKSSSLVPQNDPTLLFTNAGMNQFKDVFTGRETRDYKRAVSSQKCVRAGGKHNDLENVGFTARHHTFFEMLGNFSFGDYFKKEAIAWAWELVTRVLAMPADRLAVTVFRDDDEAEALWRSIGVRKERIFRLGEKDNFWAMGPTGPCGPCSEIHLYRLAGGNQAQIDEHAHRFFALDQAEQLGSDSWMELWNLVFMQFERKEPDGPLSPLPKPSIDTGAGLERVAAAVQNVPSNYDTDLLRPLIDEAAHISGKTYSPTDAVDAHGPSASMRVVADHSRAAAFLLADGVLPSNEGRGYVLRRILRRAIRHAQRLSPEPSLYARVCAKVVAIMGDAYPELVSSRARILETVQHETELFLRTLDRGNAILAEEISRGRQVSGELAFKLHDTYGFPLDLTQVIAAENGATVDVDAFEKLMDEQRARGAFAGSGEAAVADVHRILASEMGENEFLGYQEVASEATLRAILVGGKRVPKISAGEEGELTFDRTPFYGESGGQLGDTGFVTSNASRARILDTQRPVHGLIVHKAKVLEGTFTAGEKVELIVDADRRAGLRRNHSATHLLHRTLREVLGETVKQAGSVVAPDYLRFDYTAYQPLTDEQRMEIERRVNQLVYENHEAETKVMDPESAMKSGAIAFFGDKYTQLAKVRVLQIGPSVELCGGTHVSRSGDIGFFKVVSEGAIAAGVRRIVAVTGPEALKLVHEEEQQLARAAAALRTAPKEVATRAEQAASRIRELERELEALQRKQAAAKSSELAQGAREVRGVKVVSARHHTGEPEALRELADKLRDQLRSGIVVLGGEKDGKANLLVAVTSDLSKKYPAGNLVKELSKTLGGRGGGKPELAQAGGGDPAQLDAALARAYELV; encoded by the coding sequence AGCGCGCGGTCTCTTCGCAGAAGTGCGTCCGCGCCGGCGGAAAGCACAACGACCTCGAGAACGTCGGATTCACGGCCCGGCACCACACCTTCTTCGAAATGCTCGGGAACTTCTCCTTCGGGGACTACTTCAAGAAGGAGGCCATCGCCTGGGCCTGGGAGTTGGTCACCCGTGTCCTCGCCATGCCCGCCGACCGGCTCGCCGTCACGGTCTTCCGCGACGACGACGAGGCGGAGGCGCTCTGGCGCTCGATCGGCGTCCGCAAGGAGCGCATCTTCCGGCTGGGCGAGAAGGACAACTTCTGGGCGATGGGACCGACCGGACCCTGCGGGCCGTGCAGCGAGATTCATCTCTACCGGCTCGCGGGAGGCAACCAGGCGCAGATCGACGAGCACGCCCACCGCTTCTTCGCTCTCGATCAGGCCGAGCAGCTCGGCAGCGACTCGTGGATGGAGCTGTGGAACCTGGTCTTCATGCAGTTCGAGCGGAAGGAACCGGATGGTCCGCTGAGCCCACTGCCGAAGCCGTCGATCGACACCGGTGCCGGCCTCGAGCGCGTCGCCGCCGCCGTCCAGAACGTTCCCTCGAACTACGACACGGACCTTCTCCGCCCGCTGATCGACGAAGCTGCGCACATCTCGGGGAAGACGTATTCGCCGACCGACGCCGTCGACGCGCACGGCCCCTCGGCGTCGATGCGCGTAGTCGCCGACCACTCCCGCGCGGCCGCGTTCCTGCTGGCCGACGGCGTCCTGCCCTCCAACGAAGGCCGCGGTTACGTGCTGCGGCGGATCCTGCGGCGCGCGATCCGTCACGCGCAGCGGCTTTCGCCCGAGCCATCGTTGTATGCCCGCGTCTGCGCGAAGGTCGTCGCGATCATGGGAGACGCTTATCCGGAGCTGGTCTCCTCGCGCGCGCGGATCCTCGAGACCGTCCAGCACGAGACCGAGCTGTTCCTGCGCACGCTGGACCGCGGCAACGCCATTCTCGCGGAAGAGATCTCCCGCGGCAGGCAGGTCTCCGGGGAGTTGGCGTTCAAGCTCCACGACACCTACGGATTTCCCCTCGACCTGACCCAGGTCATCGCGGCGGAGAACGGCGCGACCGTCGACGTCGACGCTTTCGAGAAGCTGATGGACGAACAGCGCGCCCGCGGAGCCTTCGCCGGCTCGGGCGAGGCTGCCGTCGCCGACGTGCACAGGATCCTCGCCAGCGAGATGGGGGAGAACGAATTTCTCGGATACCAGGAGGTCGCATCGGAGGCGACGCTCCGGGCGATCCTCGTCGGCGGAAAGAGGGTGCCGAAGATCTCCGCCGGAGAGGAAGGAGAGCTGACTTTCGACCGGACTCCTTTCTACGGCGAGTCCGGCGGGCAGCTCGGCGACACCGGCTTCGTGACCAGCAACGCTTCGCGGGCGCGGATCCTCGACACCCAGCGCCCCGTTCACGGCCTGATCGTCCACAAGGCAAAGGTGCTCGAGGGAACGTTCACGGCGGGCGAGAAGGTCGAGCTGATCGTCGATGCCGACCGGCGGGCAGGGCTGCGCCGCAACCACAGCGCGACGCACCTGTTGCACCGGACCCTGCGCGAGGTCCTCGGCGAGACCGTGAAACAGGCGGGATCCGTCGTGGCTCCCGACTACCTGCGCTTCGACTACACGGCGTACCAGCCGCTCACCGACGAGCAGCGCATGGAGATCGAGCGGCGCGTCAACCAGCTGGTCTACGAGAATCACGAGGCCGAGACGAAGGTGATGGATCCGGAATCGGCGATGAAGTCCGGTGCCATCGCCTTCTTCGGGGACAAGTACACGCAGCTGGCCAAGGTGCGCGTCCTGCAGATCGGCCCGTCGGTCGAGCTGTGCGGCGGCACGCATGTCTCGCGGTCGGGAGACATCGGCTTCTTCAAGGTCGTCAGCGAGGGCGCGATTGCAGCCGGCGTCCGCCGCATCGTGGCGGTGACGGGCCCTGAGGCGCTGAAGCTGGTGCACGAGGAAGAGCAGCAGCTCGCGCGCGCGGCGGCCGCGCTCCGCACCGCGCCCAAGGAAGTCGCCACCCGCGCCGAGCAGGCCGCGAGCCGGATCCGGGAGCTCGAACGGGAGCTGGAAGCGCTGCAGCGGAAGCAAGCCGCGGCGAAATCGAGCGAGCTGGCACAGGGGGCGCGCGAAGTGCGCGGCGTCAAGGTCGTGTCGGCACGCCACCACACCGGAGAGCCGGAGGCGTTGCGGGAGCTGGCCGACAAGCTGCGGGACCAGCTCCGGAGCGGCATCGTCGTGCTCGGAGGCGAGAAGGACGGCAAGGCCAACCTGCTCGTCGCCGTCACCAGTGATCTTTCCAAGAAGTACCCCGCCGGCAATCTGGTGAAGGAACTGTCGAAGACGCTCGGCGGACGAGGCGGCGGAAAACCCGAGCTCGCGCAGGCGGGCGGCGGCGATCCGGCACAGCTCGACGCTGCGCTGGCCCGCGCCTACGAGCTCGTCTGA